The Candidatus Bathyarchaeota archaeon genome window below encodes:
- a CDS encoding DUF72 domain-containing protein, whose amino-acid sequence MIKVGCCGYPVSMKRYYESFSLVELNTTFYNYPRISTVEGWRAKAPENFEFTVKAHQDISHKFRLKPEKSCLEAFERMKEICRILNSKVLVVQTPASFRPDKLDDAKEFFSKINRGDLTVVWETRGPAWEKTEIRKKLAETLKKLDVPHVTDPFKTSPVYTGKIAYFRLHGLGEKLYYYQYSDKELEKLHKIVESYEEKTEDVYVLFNNLSMFDDAARFVYYIENGKFPSLTGAVGIESVRNVLSKTRYPTNKSLLLKRVGWKLVEVKEGRQIRLEELLKEIPSRTYENVDELLKEIKI is encoded by the coding sequence TATGAAAGCTTTAGCCTAGTTGAGTTAAATACAACTTTCTACAATTACCCTCGCATTTCAACGGTTGAAGGTTGGAGGGCGAAAGCACCGGAAAACTTTGAGTTTACAGTTAAGGCTCATCAGGATATAAGCCACAAGTTTAGGCTTAAACCAGAAAAATCATGTTTAGAAGCATTTGAAAGAATGAAGGAAATATGCAGAATTTTAAACAGTAAAGTTCTCGTTGTTCAAACTCCTGCTTCTTTCCGTCCGGACAAACTTGATGATGCAAAGGAATTTTTCAGTAAGATAAACCGCGGAGACCTAACAGTTGTATGGGAAACCAGAGGGCCAGCATGGGAAAAAACGGAAATTCGCAAAAAACTTGCGGAGACGCTGAAAAAACTTGATGTACCGCATGTTACTGACCCATTCAAAACCTCTCCAGTTTACACGGGTAAAATAGCCTACTTTAGACTTCACGGACTCGGAGAAAAACTCTACTACTACCAATATTCAGACAAAGAACTGGAAAAATTACATAAAATCGTGGAAAGCTACGAGGAGAAGACAGAAGATGTCTACGTATTATTTAATAATCTTTCAATGTTTGATGACGCTGCCAGATTCGTTTACTATATTGAGAATGGGAAGTTTCCTAGCTTGACCGGCGCAGTTGGAATTGAATCAGTTCGTAACGTTCTAAGCAAAACACGCTATCCAACAAATAAAAGTCTGCTTTTAAAGAGGGTTGGCTGGAAACTCGTTGAAGTTAAAGAAGGCCGACAAATAAGACTTGAAGAATTGTTAAAAGAAATTCCTTCTAGAACTTATGAAAATGTGGATGAGTTGTTGAAGGAAATTAAAATTTAG